Proteins encoded by one window of Anopheles maculipalpis chromosome 2RL, idAnoMacuDA_375_x, whole genome shotgun sequence:
- the LOC126558539 gene encoding luciferin sulfotransferase: protein MDPLEYNPLGEGLRERLDAFFGRRDHFIEVNPGHVVMPKAFADLGDSIRALPIRPNDVWLMSFPRAGSTWAQEMVWLLGNNLDYDAARNQLQQVRTPLLELSAIFSDDRSVEDTVTRHEKIDSVQCVQQMVGRRFIKSHLPWQLHPREMDNVRPKIIYVVRNPKDLCVSYYYYCQLIHRSEGTFEEFCDLFLADQAPIGPMWAHALAFWKRRNQDNMLFLKYEDMKRNLPEVIRQCAEFLEFGRELTEEEVQRMCDHLQFERMQRNPAVNLEPLMKESQIIQNNAGGKFIRKGEIGDWKNHMDAALSARFDAWIEEHFEGTGLEFDYE, encoded by the exons ATGGACCCTCTCGAGTATAACCCGCTTGGCGAAGGGCTTCGCGAACGGTTGGACGCATTCTTTGGTAGACGGGATCACTTTATCGAGGTGAACCCGGGTCACGTTGTGATGCCGAAAGCATTTGCCGATCTTGGTGATTCGATCCGTGCGCTACCGATCCGCCCGAACGATGTGTGGTTGATGTCTTTCCCGAGAGCTGGATCTACCTGGGCGCAGGAGATGGTGTGGCTTCTTGGCAACAATCTCGACTACGATGCCGCCCGCAATCAACTGCAGCAAGTGCGTACGCCGCTGCTCGAGCTTTCGGCCATCTTTTCGGACGATCGTAGCGTGGAGGACACTGTGAC CCGACATGAAAAAATCGATTCGGTGCAATGTGTGCAACAGATGGTCGGTAGGCGCTTCATCAAATCACACCTTCCATGGCAGCTGCATCCCCGCGAGATGGATAACGTGCGGCCAAAGATCATCTACGTGGTTCGAAATCCCAAGGATCTGTGTGTGTcctattactactactgccAGCTAATCCATCGGTCCGAAGGTACGTTCGAAGAGTTTTGCGATCTCTTCCTAGCTGATCAGGCACCCATCGGGCCAATGTGGGCCCATGCATTGGCTTTCTGGAAGCGCCGCAATCAGGACAATATGCTTTTCCTGAAGTACGAAGACATGAAGCGCAATCTCCCGGAAGTGATACGTCAGTGTGCCGAGTTTCTCGAATTTGGACGTGAACTAACGGAGGAGGAAGTGCAACGGATGTGTGATCACCTGCAATTCGAACGGATGCAACGTAATCCGGCCGTTAATCTGGAACCGCTTATGAAAGAATCGCAGATCATTCAAAACAATGCTGGTGGGAAGTTTATTCGCAAAGGCGAGATTGGCGATTGGAAAAATCATATGGATGCGGCACTCTCGGCAAGATTCGACGCCTGGATAGAGGAGCATTTTGAGGGCACTGGGCTAGAATTTgattacgaataa
- the LOC126557642 gene encoding protein phosphatase PP2A 55 kDa regulatory subunit isoform X2, giving the protein MAGNGETSWCFSQIKGALDDDVTEADIISCVEFNHDGELLATGDKGGRVVIFQRDPSSKASTPRRGEYNVYSTFQSHEPEFDYLKSLEIEEKINKIRWLKRKNQSHFLLSTNDKTIKLWKVSERDKRVEGYNTREDNGSIRDPASINALRVPSIKPMDLMVEASPRRIFANAHTYHINSISVNSDQETYLSADDLRINLWHLEITDQSFNIVDIKPANMEELTEVITAAEFHPTECNVFVYSSSKGTIRLCDMRSSALCDRHAKLFEEPEDVDTTNKSFFREIISSISDVKLSNSGRYMISRDYLSIKVWDLHMETRPIETYPVHEYLRTKLCSLYENDCIFDKFECCWNGNDSAIMTGSYNNFFRIFDRNTNKDVTLEASRDIIKPKTVLKPRKVCTGGKRKKDEISVDCLAFNKRILHTAWHPLENIIAVAATNNLFIFQDKF; this is encoded by the exons GTAATGGCGAAACATCGTGGTGCTTTTCACAGATAAAGGGTGCCCTGGATGATGATGTTACCGAGGCCGACATCATTTCCTGTGTCGAGTTTAATCACGATGGTGAACTTTTGGCCACCGGTGATAAAGGGGGAAGGGTTGTTATATTTCAG AGAGACCCCTCTTCGAAGGCATCAACACCGCGGCGGGGTGAATACAACGTGTACTCCACCTTTCAATCGCACGAACCAGAGTTCGATTACCTAAAGTCGCTCGAGATCGAGGAGAAGATTAACAAAATCAGATGGCTGAAGCGAAAGAATCAGTCGCATTTTCTGCTTTCGACCAACGACAAAACGATCAAGCTGTGGAAGGTGTCCGAGCGCGATAAGCGCGTCGAAGGATACAATACGCGGGAGGACAATGGTAGCATTCGCGATCCGGCCTCTATCAATGCGCTGCGCGTGCCGTCGATCAAACCGATGGATCTGATGGTGGAAGCGTCCCCGCGTCGTATCTTCGCGAATGCACACACCTACCACATTAACTCGATCTCGGTGAACTCTGATCAGGAAACGTACCTGTCGGCGGACGATCTGCGGATCAACCTGTGGCATCTAGAAATTACGGACCAGAGCTTCAACATCGTCGACATCAAGCCGGCAAATATGGAGGAACTGACGGAGGTGATCACCGCAGCCGAGTTCCATCCGACCGAGTGCAACGTGTTCGTTTACTCGAGCAGCAAGGGTACAATTAGGCTATGTGATATGCGCTCTTCGGCGTTATGCGACCGGCACGCGAAGCTGTTCGAGGAGCCGGAGGATGTGGACACAACGAACAAAAGTTTTTTCCGCGAAATAATCAGCTCGATTAGCGATGTGAAACTGAGCAACTCGGGTCGCTACATGATCTCGCGGGACTATCTGAGTATTAAGGTGTGGGATTTGCACATGGAAACGAGACCTATCGAAACGTATCCG GTTCATGAATACCTCCGCACGAAGCTGTGCTCGCTGTACGAAAATGATTGTATCTTCGACAAGTTCGAATGTTGCTGGAATGGCAACGATTCGGCAATTATGACCGGCAGCTACAACAACTTCTTCCGCATCTTTGATCGCAACACGAACAAGGACGTCACACTGGAAGCATCACGCGACATCATCAAACCGAAGACGGTGTTGAAACCGCGCAAAGTGTGCACCGGCGGTAAGCGGAAAAAGGACGAAATCAGTGTTGACTGTTTGGCCTTCAATAAGCGGATCCTGCACACTGCTTGGCATCCGCTCGAAAACATCATCGCCGTGGCCGCCaccaataatttattcatatttcaGGATAAGTTTTAG
- the LOC126557252 gene encoding protein Skeletor, isoforms B/C, translating to MEGSMKGMQFLYGSAVRWRGTLPIARILATLLLLAMVLLDNVASQKPEDGPYRGKYIGKFNSYHHQASGDVYAVDEYTFLLTGFNYDGNGVDTFFWSGASNRPGPQGFIVPDEYGKTNILERYFNKDFTLRLPDNKKITEVKWLAVYDLNSQNNFADVYIPEDFEPPVPQKAGSLTAIAGGPMVSSDTIDILDSKTIRITDFTYDGKAGDQAEVHFWVGVGPSPSSKGSKVPDEMGYLDPIRAYDRETITLELPGDMTIFDIDWFSVYDVGSRRDYGSILISDDLNVPPSLVRVTPHTESLPNCRQLHKDYRVSWEVFGPQITIQLAGNVQQDEYMSFGLSGSEQRSQMLGADVVVAFIDGHRGYAVDYNITSLAPCVQVLGQNKGVCRDDVVGGLDSYQLHTFSRENDINTITFRRTLISSDSGDKEFLLDRPMYVIWAMGRLDSNNEPTYHDIYPKRNVQIHFNTSEPVNDCFSFTSREANLKDVWERQQIFDRSVRSFTATLGPAGGKRGYQGITGHVSNGLAWYINGFLVPELWLRRGLTYSFLVRGGNNPHSPEFYHPLVITDEPHGGFDRLSDARQSEIRVLAGVEFTRRGRPKPIAAGPLCLARHPEGQDRRLDDNFATFKKFNRTLKWSCDSGDPAVLEITPNTSWPDVVYYNSFTHANMGWKIHIVDSYSQSARNHGTMYSFNHSIRLLLFTSILVVWARLQK from the exons ATGGAAGGAAGTATGAAAGGAATGCAGTTTTTGTACGGCTCTGCCGTCCGGTGGCGTGGAACGTTACCCATCGCTAGGATTCTGGCCACACTGTTGCTCCTCGCGATGGTTCTACTAGACAATGTTG CAAGTCAAAAACCGGAAGATGGCCCATACCGGGGGAAGTACATTGGCAAGTTTAACTCCTACCATCATCAAGCGTCGGGAGACGTATATGCCGTGGACGAGTACACCTTCCTACTAACCGGCTTCAACTACGACGGTAACGGTGTCGACACATTCTTCTGGTCCGGTGCAAGCAACCGTCCCGGACCGCAAGGATTCATCGTACCCGACGAGTATGGGAA GACAAACATCCTAGAACGGTACTTCAACAAAGATTTCACCCTGCGCCTGCCGGACAACAAGAAGATTACGGAAGTGAAATGGTTGGCCGTGTACGATCTAAACTCGCAGAACAACTTTGCCGACGTGTACATTCCGGAAGACTTTGAACCGCCCGTGCCGCAAAAGGCGGGCAGCCTTACCGCCATCGCCGGTGGGCCAATGGTGTCGAGCGATACGATCGACATACTCGACTCGAAAACGATACGCATCACCGACTTCACCTACGATGGAAAGGCGGGCGATCAAGCGGAAGTACATTTCTGGGTTGGCGTTGGTCCATCCCCATCGTCCAAAGGTAGCAAAGTGCCGGACGAGATGGGCTACCTGGACCCGATACGGGCGTACGATCGCGAAACGATCACGCTGGAGCTGCCGGGTGATATGACAATCTTCGACATCGATTGGTTCAGCGTGTACGATGTAGGTTCGCGTCGAGATTACGGATCGATCCTGATTTCGGACGATCTGAACGTTCCACCATCGTTGGTGCGCGTTACACCGCACACCGAATCGCTGCCAAACTGTCGCCAACTCCACAAAGATTATCGCGTTTCGTGGGAAGTGTTCGGACCACAAATTACGATTCAACTCGCCGGCAATGTGCAGCAGGATGAGTACATGTCGTTTGGGCTGTCCGGTTCGGAGCAGCGTAGTCAAATGCTGGGAGCGGATGTTGTCGTTGCATTCATCGATGGTCATCGTGGATATGCGGTGGACTATAACATCACCTCGCTTGCACCGTGTGTGCAAGTGCTGGGTCAAAACAAGGGCGTTTGTCGGGATGATGTGGTGGGCGGACTGGACAGCTATCAGCTGCACACGTTCAGTCGGGAGAATGACATCAACACAATAACCTTCCGGCGTACGCTCATTTCGTCCGATTCCGGCGACAAGGAGTTTCTGCTAGATCGGCCGATGTACGTAATTTGGGCGATGGGTCGCCTTGACTCTAACAACGAGCCCACCTACCATGACATCTACCCAAAGCGAAATGTGCAAATCCACTTCAACACTTCCGAGCCGGTTAACGATTGCTTCAGCTTTACTAGCCGCGAAGCTAACCTGAAAGATGTTTGGGAACGGCAGCAAATTTTCGACCGGTCCGTCCGTTCGTTCACCGCCACGCTCGGTCCTGCTGGCGGCAAGCGAGGTTACCAAGGCATTACTGGACACGTTTCCAACGGACTTGCATGGTACATCAATGGATTCCTCGTGCCGGAACTGTGGTTGCGGCGTGGCCTCACCTACTCGTTTCTGGTACGCGGTGGCAACAATCCACACTCACCCGAGTTCTACCATCCGCTAGTAATAACGGACGAACCGCACGGTGGTTTCGACAGACTTTCCGATGCACGGCAGAGCGAAATTCGTGTCCTCGCGGGTGTGGAGTTTACGCGCCGTGGACGCCCGAAACCGATCGCTGCCGGTCCACTTTGCTTGGCGCGCCATCCGGAGGGACAAGATCGACGATTGGATGATAATTTTGCGACGTTTAAAAAGTTTAACCGTACGCTTAAGTGGAGCTGTGATTCAGGCGATCCGGCTGTGTTGGAGATTACACCGAACACGAGCTGGCCGGACGTGGTATACTACAACAGCTTCACCCATGCGAATATGGGCTGGAAGATACATATCGTCGATAGTTACAGCCAGTCGGCGCGTAATCACGGCACAATGTACAGTTTTAATCATTCGATTCGGTTACTGCTCTTTACGAGTATTCTCGTAGTGTGGGCAaggttgcaaaaataa
- the LOC126557327 gene encoding protein fem-1 homolog C, whose protein sequence is MRKLTTYPSHSTTSPSSSSSSSKQVYQHRALEQIGNELLQECKACTENARLSKGLREQLERLPRKMRKEVVKRVSDGCSPLFIACRRGNVYITEYLITMCEADSEQRGMFEVPEDRSVHHVTPLWCACVSGKLPVVKCLVRLGSNINALSDTGSTPLRSACFMTHIDIVQFLVEHGADIKKPNYNGGTCLINSVQSVTLCTYLISKGADVNARDIQNKTALHYAIQEHRLETAQLLLEHGADPFAKSHYGDDALQTACLKGAYHIFDYLKKRINYSAERLADAHELFGSTLIDDLNVTRGAILHWRLAHQIRLREAEYIPKKPTIEPRAAYGYATEFTTIPELDNIAADMDAMRVQSLLIYERILGIEHRDTLFRLMFRGASYADAHRFQRCIDLWLLALQVRVQKYSILYSDTCLAAQAIVRLMLDLTDGCDEMMPVELYEGSVPRFEDVYAVFNILTANIAVARQLITIRPVHRKQQENFDRVMKCLTHLMYLMLATAKTESDRNAIYRSVHTLVHSKVCSAITNDTLLHLSVSRLNVIKSGYFSDESTSLRVVFPCLKVAKLLLDCGADVNAKNESKSTPLLVAAMPYNYDRDVIYTLLEYGAHLDEPNRHDDRPLNLLRNNPITDIPTLNYLPLKCLCSTVIVRFGIPYRNQIPRTLEEFVQRHEP, encoded by the exons ATGAGAAAACTTACGACGTATCCGTCGCACTCCACAACGTCACCGtcgtcatcatcctcatcctcgAAACAGGTGTACCAGCACAGAGCTTTGGAGCAAATCGGGAATGAGTTGCTGCAAGAATGCAAAGCCTGTACCGAAAATGCACGCCTCTCGAAAGGGCTTCGCGAGCAACTGGAGCGACTTCCGCGGAAGATGCGAAAGGAGGTTGTGAAACGTGTGAGCGATGGTTGCTCGCCACTGTTTATTGCCTGCCGCCGAGGCAATGTATACATCACGGAGTACTTGATAACGATGTGCGAAGCGGACAGCGAGCAGAGAGGGATGTTCGAAGTTCCGGAGGATCGCTCTGTTCACCACGTAACACCGCTCTGGTGTGCTTGCGTATCCGGCAAGCTTCCGGTGGTGAAATGTCTCGTTCGTCTTGGTTCCAACATTAATGCGCTTTCCGATACTGGATCGACACCATTACGTAGCGCTTGCTTCATGACACACATTGACATCG TTCAATTTTTAGTCGAACACGGCGCAGACATCAAGAAACCCAACTACAACGGGGGAACGTGTCTGATCAATTCCGTACAGTCGGTCACACTCTGCACCTACCTCATCAGTAAAGGGGCGGACGTGAATGCGCGCGATATTCAGAACAAAACGGCCCTACATTACGCCATCCAGGAGCATAGGCTGGAAACggctcagctgctgctggagcACGGTGCAGATCCATTCGCCAAATCGCACTACGGTGACGATGCGCTGCAGACGGCCTGTCTCAAAGGAGCCTACCACATATTCGATTATTTGAAAAAGCGCATCAACTACTCCGCCGAACGGTTGGCCGATGCACACGAACTATTCGGATCGACGCTGATCGACGATCTGAACGTAACACGTGGTGCCATCCTGCACTGGCGCTTGGCACATCAGATTCGCTTGCGGGAAGCCGAATACATACCGAAGAAACCCACCATTGAGCCGCGGGCGGCCTATGGGTATGCGACCGAGTTTACCACCATTCCCGAGCTGGATAATATTGCTGCCGATATGGATGCGATGCGGGTGCAAAGTTTGCTCATTTACGAGCGAATTCTCGGTATCGAACACCGGGACACACTGTTCCGGTTAATGTTCCGAGGGGCCTCGTATGCCGATGCGCATCGGTTCCAGCGTTGCATCGATTTGTGGTTGCTTGCACTGCAGGTACGGGTGCAGAAATATTCAATCCTCTACTCGGACACATGCCTAGCGGCACAAGCCATCGTACGTTTGATGCTAGATCTTACCGATGGGTGCGACGAAATGATGCCGGTGGAATTGTACGAAGGCAGCGTGCCACGGTTCGAGGATGTGTATGCCGTGTTTAACATTCTTACGGCTAACATAGCGGTGGCCCGGCAACTCATCACCATCCGACCGGTGCATCGCAAGCAGCAGGAAAACTTTGATCGCGTGATGAAATGCCTTACGCACCTGATGTATCTGATGCTGGCTACGGCCAAGACGGAGTCGGATCGGAACGCTATCTACCGCTCGGTTCATACGCTCGTGCACAGCAAAGTGTGCAGCGCCATCACCAATGATACACTGCTGCATCTGTCCGTGTCACGGTTGAACGTGATCAAGAGTGGATACTTCAGTGACGAATCCACCTCGCTGCGGGTCGTTTTCCCGTGCCTGAAGGTGGCCAAGCTTCTGTTAGACTGTGGGGCCGATGTGAACGCAAAAAATGAATCCAAATCGACACCACTGCTAGTTGCTGCTATGCCTTACAACTACGATCGCGAT GTGATTTACACGTTGCTTGAGTACGGTGCACATCTGGATGAACCAAATCGGCACGATGATCGCCCGTTAAACTTGCTGCGCAACAATCCCATCACCGACATTCCGACGCTAAATTATCTTCCGCTCAAGTGTCTCTGTTCGACGGTGATCGTGCGGTTTGGCATACCGTACCGCAACCAAATACCACGAACGCTAGAAGAATTTGTCCAACGGCACGAGCCGTAA
- the LOC126559209 gene encoding ADP-ribosylation factor-like protein 3, translated as MGLLSLLRKLRSAPEKELRILLLGLDNAGKTTLLKQLASEEVTQVTPTAGFNIKSVVSDGFKLNVWDIGGQSKIRPYWKNYFENTDVLIYVIDSSDKKRLEETGDELTELLLDDKLKSVPLLVFANKQDVVGALKASEIAECLKLVKLMDRTWQIQGCSALQGTGVKEGMDWVCKSIKK; from the exons ATG ggGCTTCTCTCGCTTTTGCGAAAGTTACGATCCGCACCGGAAAAGGAGCTACGTATCCTGCTGCTCGGATTGGACAATGCTGGCAAGACCACGCTGCTTAAACAGCTCGCATCCGAGGAAGTAACGCAAGTGACTCCCACTGCCGGATTCAACATAAAGTCCGTTGTATCGGACGGATTCAAGCTGAACGTTTGGGATATCGGAGGACAAAGCAAAATTCGACCCTATTGGAAGAACTATTTCGAAAACACCGACGTGCTCATATATGTGATCGATTCCAGTGACAAAAAGCGGCTAGAAGAAACGGGCGATGAGCTGACGGAATTATTATTGGATGATAAGCTAAAATCCGTACCATTGCTAGTGTTTGCCAACAAGCAGGATGTAGTTGGTGCACTGAAAGCTAGCGAGATTGCTGAATGTTTAAAGCTGGTAAAGCTGATGGATCGCACTTGGCAGATACAAGGCTGTTCGGCTCTGCAGGGCACAGGCGTGAAG GAAGGAATGGATTGGGTTTGCAAAAGCATAAAGAAATAA
- the LOC126557713 gene encoding uncharacterized protein LOC126557713 has translation MYSGQKYLCIVSLVIFSISGAYTAQRANDAVADEGSPFLDMASEFLSTLGNQQGGGGGGGGGAAGLSGIASMLLPLMANANSGGKASGNDGMGAILSGIGSMLAAGANGGGGGGGGGGFDPALIGNVIQMFAGAASGGGGGVESDDDEPVRRQQPQTGSKRQKRKAQADQGQNPLVDTMLTMASSWLANYNNADQDRESPSNAGGADALMNLLPLAVQAFQSFSGPEMERTHAKHKDHSWVLPPFLENIHVMWDQFTQSELAEALWMKLGLNAVFKGFVGRDGKLDYDKLFQSLQNQSFRRRWIKAATIYLAEWVNYIANPEVYQRYVATGQMMANGFLQSQGYPKQTFLDINRPSETISHLIDHVAKRHLAVKISSIQYVKPAVNYVKDLLKLGKAKQFLTQYNVTEMTDKLTDTLNLEVIEPVLKVHRAYRQAIATPHCDKYILCDINSHDPNEKLGLGGFKHGVTRFGSMAAAWFIAQETHTPFWTLFAIINDPHHCDVKHPVDCLEYHESENRVTTEYPHSEL, from the exons ATGTATTCCGGCCAAAAGTATCTGTGCATTGTGTCGTTGGTGATCTTCTCGATCAGTGGTGCATATACGGCGCAGCGTGCGAATGATGCAGTGGCTGACGAGGGTAGCCCGTTCTTAGATATGGCGAGCGAGTTTTTGTCGACGCTCGGAAATCAACAGGGTGGAGGTGGCGGTGGAGGAGGGGGTGCCGCCGGGCTCTCTGGTATTGCTTctatgctgctgccgctgatGGCCAACGCCAACAGTGGTGGAAAGGCTAGTGGAAACGATGGCATGGGTGCGATTCTTTCGGGCATCGGAAGTATGTTAGCGGCCGGTGCGAAtggaggaggtggtggaggtggaggaggaggatttGATCCTGCGTTGATTGGAAATGTGATTCAAATGTTTGCTGGAGCGGCtagtggcggtggtggtggcgtggAATCAGATGACGATGAGCCTGTTCGTCGTCAGCAGCCGCAAACTGGCAGCAAGCGCCAGAAGCGCAAAGCTCAAGCCGACCAGGGACAGAATCCGCTCGTTGATACGATGCTTACGATGGCATCAAGCTGGCTAGCGAACTACAACAACGCTGATCAAGATCGTGAATCGCCCTCAAACGCTGGTGGAGCTGATGCGCTGATGAATCTGTTGCCCTTGGCAGTTCAAGCATTTCAATCGTTTTCCGGACCGGAAATGGAACGTACCCATGCCAAGCACAAGGATCATTCGTGGGTTTTGCCACCGTTCTTGGAAAACATTCACGTAATGTGGGACCAATTTACGCAATCCGAACTGGCCGAAGCGCTGTGGATGAAGTTGGGTTTGAATGCCGTCTTCAAGGGTTTCGTGGGACGGGACGGTAAGCTAGACTACGACAAACTCTTCCAATCACTGCAAAATCAATCGTTCCGCCGGCGCTGGATCAAGGCAGCAACCATCTATCTGGCCGAGTGGGTGAACTACATCGCAAATCCGGAGGTTTACCAACG ATACGTTGCCACCGGACAGATGATGGCCAACGGATTCCTGCAATCGCAGGGCTATCCGAAACAAACGTTCCTCGATATTAATCGACCGAGCGAAACGATCTCGCACTTGATCGATCATGTGGCGAAGCGCCATCTGGCGGtaaaaatttcttccatcCAGTACGTTAAGCCGGCCGTGAACTACGTGAAGGACTTGCTGAAGCTGGGCAAGGCCAAACAGTTCCTGACCCAGTACAATGTGACCGAGATGACCGATAAGCTGACCGACACGCTGAATCTTGAG GTTATTGAACCAGTGCTGAAGGTGCATCGAGCGTATCGGCAAGCAATCGCAACGCCACACTGTGACAAATACATCCTCTGCGACATCAATTCACACGATCCGAACGAAAAGTTGGGTCTTGGCGGTTTCAAGCACGGTGTAACACGATTTGGCAGTATGGCAGCGGCATGGTTTATTGCGCAGGAAACGCATACCCCCTTCTGGACGCTGTTTGCCATCATCAACGATCCACACCATTGTGATGTGAAGCATCCGGTCGATTGTTTAGAGTACCACGAGAGTGAAAACCGTGTCACGACGGAGTATCCTCACAGTGAGCTTTAA
- the LOC126567258 gene encoding allantoicase-like, giving the protein MDASQSKLPAFTELSEVASIGSNGSILFATDDWFAPAEWMLKDTEPVFLPDAYTPFGKWMDGWETRRKRTPGHDWCLVELGAPTQVAGFMIDTAFFTGNYVPRISIQGGTLDGTIKRMLQSSIARDGDENMGTGRTTEELGMVELIGTDQWDVLLPRTELKPGYEQTRRHYFIVPRGKQSLVVNHLRVNMFPDGGIARLRAYGTVVRLNLNDSLAARKPIDMIAMLNGGRCTGFSNAHYGHPRNLIKPSKPTNMGDGWETARRLDRPPVLQVDGAGILQVPGSEWASFQLGVPDGCWIVCVCIDTIHFKGNFPDNVRVEYATKDERDVWISLLERRKLGPNQTHEFGAADLLPQEKAASLVRITIAPDGGLSRVRVFGTITKP; this is encoded by the exons ATGGATGCATCACAAAGTAAGCTTCCGGCATTTACCGAGCTGAGTGAAGTGGCATCGATTGGA agcaATGGTTCGATTCTGTTCGCAACGGACGATTGGTTCGCTCCGGCAGAATGGATGCTGAAGGATACCGAGCCAGTGTTTCTTCCGGACGCGTACACACCCTTCGGCaagtggatggatggatgggaaaCGCGACGCAAGCGTACGCCCGGTCACGATTGGTGTCTAGTGGAGCTTGGTGCTCCAACACAAGTTGCCGGTTTTATGATCGATACGGCTTTTTTCACTGGCAACTATGTGCCACGCATTTCCATTCAGGGCGGAACATTGGACGGCACGATAAAGCGTATGCTGCAATCCTCTATTGCTCGCGATGGTGATGAGAACATGGGCACCGGACGCACTACGGAAGAACTGGGCATGGTGGAACTGATAGGAACGGATCAGTGGGATGTGCTGTTGCCACGAACTGAGCTAAAGCCTGGGTACGAGCAAACTCGCCGACATTATTTTATCGTACCGAGGGGGAAACAATCGCTCGTAGTGAATCACTTACGTGTGAACATGTTTCCGGACGGTGGGATCGCCCGTTTACGTGCGTACGGAACGGTGGTCAGGTTAAACTTAAACGACAGTCTGGCTGCAAGGAAACCGATTGATATGATTGCAATGCTAAATGGGGGCCGTTGTACCGGCTTTTCAAACGCACATTATGGCCATCCAAGGAATTTGATTAAACCCAGCAAACCCACCAATATGGGCGACGGATGGGAGACGGCTCGTCGACTTGATCGACCACCCGTACTGCAGGTCGATGGTGCGGGAATTCTGCAAGTACCCGGAAGTGAGTGGGCTTCCTTTCAACTTGGCGTCCCTGATGGATGCTGGATAGTGTGTGTCTGCATCGATACAATACATTTCAAAGGAAACTTCCCGGACAATGTAAGGGTAGAATATGCCACCAAGGACGAGCGGGATGTGTGGATATCATTGTTGGAAAGGAGAAAATTGGGACCTAATCAAACGCATGAGTTTGGGGCTGCAGATTTGCTACCACAGGAGAAGGCAGCCTCACTAGTACGCATCACGATCGCGCCGGATGGAGGTCTTTCTAGGGTTCGGGTTTTTGGAACAATAACAAAACCTTGA